A region from the Streptomyces sp. 3214.6 genome encodes:
- a CDS encoding LLM class flavin-dependent oxidoreductase gives MSLRLSTVILPYLRWNEGGRSAWTRAEQLGFHTAYTYDHLSWRSFRDGPWFGAIPTLTAAAAATERLRLGTLVTSPNFRHPVTLAKELISLDDISGGRVTLGIGAGGTGFDATALGQEPWTPRERADRLGEFVPLLDRLLTEDSVSYEGDHYSAHEARNIPGCVQRPRLPFAVAATGPRGLRLAAQYGQAWVTTGDPKLYESGTPEQSVQAIRGQAEKLADACAERGRDVKELDKILLTGFTPDRGRPLESLDAFVDFAGRHQELGFTEIVVHWPIPDSDFAADEKVFEQIAMGAAAQLR, from the coding sequence ATGAGTCTGCGCCTGAGCACCGTGATCCTCCCGTACCTCCGCTGGAACGAGGGCGGCCGTTCCGCCTGGACGCGGGCCGAGCAGCTCGGCTTCCACACGGCGTACACCTACGACCACCTGTCCTGGCGCAGCTTCCGCGACGGCCCGTGGTTCGGCGCGATCCCGACGCTCACCGCCGCCGCGGCCGCCACCGAGCGCCTGCGTCTGGGCACGCTGGTGACCTCGCCGAACTTCCGGCACCCGGTCACCCTCGCCAAGGAGCTGATCTCCCTGGACGACATCTCCGGCGGCCGGGTGACCCTGGGGATCGGCGCGGGTGGCACCGGCTTCGACGCCACCGCCCTCGGCCAGGAACCCTGGACGCCACGCGAGCGCGCCGACCGGCTCGGCGAGTTCGTACCGCTGCTGGACCGGCTGCTCACCGAGGACTCCGTGTCCTACGAGGGCGACCACTACTCGGCGCACGAGGCGCGCAACATCCCCGGCTGCGTCCAGCGTCCCCGGCTGCCGTTCGCGGTCGCCGCGACCGGACCGCGCGGGCTGCGGCTCGCCGCCCAGTACGGGCAGGCGTGGGTGACCACGGGCGACCCCAAGCTGTACGAGAGCGGCACCCCCGAGCAGTCGGTTCAGGCCATTCGCGGGCAGGCCGAGAAGCTCGCCGACGCCTGTGCCGAGCGCGGACGGGACGTGAAGGAGCTCGACAAGATCCTGCTCACCGGGTTCACCCCGGACCGCGGCCGGCCTCTGGAGTCCCTGGACGCCTTCGTCGATTTCGCGGGCCGGCACCAGGAACTCGGCTTCACGGAGATCGTGGTCCACTGGCCCATCCCGGACTCCGACTTCGCCGCGGACGAGAAGGTCTTCGAGCAGATCGCCATGGGGGCGGCGGCGCAACTGCGCTGA
- a CDS encoding SDR family oxidoreductase, whose translation MLEGARERRVRTGGIELCVAELGDPGRPTVVLVHGYPDSKEVWSQVASRLAGRFHVVLYDVRGHGRSDAPKPLRGGFTLEKLTDDFLAVVDAVSPDRPVHLVGHDWGSVQSWEFVTVPRTKGRIASFTSMSGPSLDHFGHWLNKRLTRPTPRRVGQLLGQGAKSWYVYLLHTPALPELAWRGPLGKRWPGILRRIEKVPGSDYPTASLPSDAAHGAWLYRDNIRGRLSRPRPDAHAHAPVQLITPLGDRFLSERLYDELQEWAPRLTRRTLPAGHWIPRTRPDQVTSWIVDFVTSVETEHAQERAAAGKGLEHGGEPVRKTATGRYAERFGGQLVLVTGAGSGIGRATALAFAEAGARLIAVDRDAESAARTAELSLLKGASEAWAEAVDVSDEQAMEKLAAKVHTDHGVVDVLVNNAGIGLSGSFFDTTPEDWRRVLDVNLWGVIHGCRLFGRQMAERGQGGHIVNTASAAAYLPSKALPAYSTSKAAVLMLSECLRAELAGQDIGVTAICPGLVNTNITSTATFVGVDAAEERRLQKRATRAYGLRNYPPEKVAEAIMRAVVLNEAVVPVTSEAKVSYALSRFMPRALRTLARMNPPL comes from the coding sequence ATGCTGGAGGGTGCGCGGGAGCGCCGGGTGCGGACCGGTGGGATCGAGTTGTGCGTGGCCGAGCTGGGTGACCCCGGGCGGCCCACGGTCGTCCTGGTGCACGGCTATCCGGACAGCAAGGAGGTGTGGTCGCAGGTCGCGTCCCGGCTGGCCGGCCGTTTCCATGTGGTGCTGTACGACGTGCGGGGCCATGGCCGTTCCGACGCGCCGAAGCCGCTGCGGGGCGGGTTCACGCTGGAGAAGCTGACAGACGACTTCCTGGCGGTCGTGGACGCGGTCAGCCCGGACCGGCCGGTACACCTGGTGGGGCACGACTGGGGCTCGGTGCAGTCCTGGGAGTTCGTGACCGTGCCGCGCACCAAGGGCAGGATCGCGTCGTTCACGTCGATGTCCGGGCCGTCCCTCGACCATTTCGGCCACTGGCTCAACAAGCGCCTGACCAGGCCGACTCCGCGCCGGGTCGGCCAACTCCTCGGCCAGGGAGCCAAATCCTGGTACGTGTACCTGCTGCACACGCCCGCTCTGCCCGAACTCGCCTGGCGCGGCCCGCTCGGCAAGCGCTGGCCGGGCATCCTGCGGCGGATCGAGAAGGTGCCCGGCAGCGACTACCCGACGGCGTCACTGCCGTCGGACGCGGCGCACGGCGCCTGGCTGTACCGGGACAACATCCGCGGCCGGCTGAGCCGTCCGCGTCCCGACGCGCACGCGCACGCGCCCGTGCAGCTCATCACCCCCCTGGGGGACAGGTTTCTGTCGGAGCGTCTGTACGACGAACTGCAGGAGTGGGCCCCGCGGTTGACCCGGCGCACGCTGCCGGCCGGGCACTGGATCCCGCGCACCCGTCCCGACCAGGTCACCTCCTGGATCGTCGACTTCGTCACCTCGGTGGAGACGGAGCACGCGCAGGAGCGCGCGGCAGCCGGAAAGGGCCTGGAACACGGCGGTGAGCCGGTGCGCAAGACCGCCACCGGACGGTACGCCGAGCGCTTCGGCGGGCAGTTGGTGCTGGTCACCGGGGCGGGCAGTGGCATCGGGCGGGCCACGGCGCTCGCGTTCGCCGAGGCGGGCGCGCGCCTCATCGCCGTCGACCGGGATGCGGAGAGCGCGGCCCGCACCGCCGAACTGTCCCTTCTCAAGGGCGCGTCCGAGGCCTGGGCGGAGGCGGTGGACGTCTCCGACGAGCAGGCGATGGAGAAGCTCGCGGCGAAGGTCCACACGGACCACGGCGTGGTGGACGTGCTGGTGAACAACGCGGGCATCGGCCTGTCGGGCTCCTTCTTCGACACGACTCCCGAGGACTGGCGGAGGGTTTTGGACGTCAACCTGTGGGGGGTCATCCATGGTTGCCGTCTCTTCGGTCGGCAGATGGCGGAGCGCGGGCAGGGCGGCCACATCGTCAACACCGCCTCGGCGGCCGCATATCTGCCCTCCAAGGCGTTGCCCGCGTACAGCACCTCCAAGGCGGCGGTCCTGATGCTGAGCGAGTGTCTGCGTGCCGAACTCGCCGGTCAGGACATCGGAGTTACCGCGATCTGCCCAGGCCTGGTGAACACCAACATCACCTCGACGGCGACCTTCGTGGGAGTGGACGCGGCGGAGGAACGACGCCTTCAGAAGCGTGCCACGCGCGCGTACGGGTTGCGCAACTACCCGCCGGAGAAAGTGGCTGAGGCGATCATGCGGGCGGTCGTACTCAACGAGGCGGTCGTTCCCGTCACTTCGGAGGCGAAGGTCTCATATGCCCTGTCACGGTTCATGCCCAGGGCGTTGAGAACGCTGGCGCGGATGAATCCGCCGCTGTGA
- a CDS encoding RNA 2'-phosphotransferase: protein MNEKDRDERRTVKVSKYLSKHLRHQPERIGLALDEAGWVEIDELIAACAAHGFRFTRDELDHVVATNDKKRFAIEGTRIRASQGHSVEVDLGLPPATPPAFLYHGTVARWLDAIRAEGLRPMNRHDVHLSADRETATRVGSRRGRPVVLSVDAGAMHRDGHVFHVSANGVWLTKAVPPQYLRFPESH, encoded by the coding sequence ATGAACGAAAAGGACAGAGACGAAAGACGCACCGTGAAGGTGTCGAAGTACCTCTCGAAGCATCTGCGGCACCAGCCCGAGCGCATCGGCCTCGCCCTCGACGAGGCCGGCTGGGTGGAGATCGACGAGCTGATCGCCGCGTGCGCCGCACACGGCTTCCGCTTCACCCGGGACGAGCTGGACCATGTCGTCGCCACCAACGACAAGAAGCGCTTCGCGATCGAAGGCACCCGGATCCGTGCCAGCCAGGGCCACAGCGTCGAGGTCGACCTCGGACTGCCCCCGGCCACCCCGCCCGCATTCCTCTACCACGGGACCGTGGCCCGCTGGCTGGACGCGATCCGGGCCGAGGGGCTACGGCCCATGAACCGGCACGACGTGCATCTGTCGGCCGACCGCGAGACCGCGACGCGCGTCGGCTCCCGCCGGGGCCGCCCCGTGGTCCTCTCCGTGGACGCCGGCGCCATGCATCGCGACGGCCATGTCTTCCACGTCAGCGCCAACGGGGTGTGGCTGACGAAGGCGGTGCCGCCGCAGTATCTGCGGTTCCCCGAGTCCCACTGA
- a CDS encoding ABC transporter ATP-binding protein: MIATESLSKRFPRVTALDRLSVDVGPGVTGLVGANGAGKSTLIKILLGLSPATEGRAEVLGLDVASKGAAIRERVGYMPEHDCLPPDVSATEFVVHMARMSGLPPTAARERTADTLRHVGLYEERYRPIGGYSTGMKQRVKLAQALVHDPQLVFLDEPTNGLDPVGRDEMLGLIRRIHTDFGISVLVTSHLLGELERTCDHVVVVDGGKLLRSSSTTDFTQTTTTLAIEVTDNDDHPDGTRAVREVLHARGVDVLDSQSGLPGAGHVLLLTAQGEDTYDVVRDVVADLGLGLVRMEQRRHHISEVFTDGDATNDQQRKEAVGHGS; the protein is encoded by the coding sequence GTGATCGCGACCGAAAGCCTGAGCAAGCGGTTCCCCCGGGTGACCGCGCTTGACCGGCTCTCCGTGGACGTCGGGCCCGGTGTGACCGGGCTCGTCGGAGCCAACGGGGCCGGCAAGTCCACACTGATCAAGATCCTTCTGGGTCTGTCGCCCGCAACGGAGGGCCGAGCCGAGGTGCTCGGCCTCGACGTCGCGAGCAAGGGCGCCGCCATCCGCGAGCGGGTCGGCTACATGCCGGAGCACGACTGCCTGCCGCCGGACGTCTCGGCGACCGAGTTCGTCGTGCACATGGCCCGCATGTCCGGCCTACCGCCTACGGCCGCGCGCGAGCGCACCGCGGACACCCTGCGCCATGTGGGGCTGTACGAGGAGCGCTACCGCCCCATCGGCGGCTACTCGACCGGCATGAAGCAGCGCGTGAAGCTCGCCCAGGCCCTCGTCCACGACCCGCAGCTGGTCTTCCTGGACGAGCCCACCAACGGCCTCGACCCGGTCGGACGGGACGAGATGCTGGGCCTCATCCGCCGCATCCACACCGACTTCGGCATCTCGGTCCTGGTCACCTCCCACCTGCTGGGCGAACTGGAGCGCACCTGCGACCACGTCGTGGTCGTCGACGGCGGCAAGCTCCTGCGCTCCAGCTCCACCACCGACTTCACCCAGACCACGACCACCCTCGCGATCGAGGTCACCGACAACGACGACCACCCGGACGGCACCCGCGCGGTCCGCGAGGTGCTCCACGCGCGCGGGGTGGACGTCCTGGACAGCCAGAGCGGCCTGCCGGGCGCAGGCCACGTCCTGCTGCTGACCGCACAGGGCGAGGACACATACGACGTCGTCCGGGACGTGGTCGCCGACCTCGGCCTCGGCCTGGTGCGCATGGAACAGCGCAGGCACCACATCTCCGAGGTCTTCACGGACGGCGACGCCACCAACGACCAGCAGCGGAAGGAGGCCGTCGGCCATGGCAGTTGA
- a CDS encoding HAD hydrolase family protein, which yields MTSATRQPETPAAALPPRLIATDLDGTLLRDDKSVSPRTVAALGAAEEAGIEVFFVTGRPARWMDVVSDHVHGHGLAICGNGAAVVDLHGGPGAHRFVKVRELARENALDAVRLLRDAAPGTMYAIEQTYGFYQEPEYPKMHMEIPDALAPAEQLLAPDAPGAGEPVLKILAFHPTIDPDAFLTLARLAIGDRADVTRSSPSALLEISGPGVSKASTLALCCAERGISHEEVVAFGDMPNDVEMLTWAGRSYAMGNAHPDVLKAASGQTVANNEDGVAVIIEQLLSERV from the coding sequence GTGACCTCAGCGACTCGACAGCCCGAGACCCCGGCCGCCGCCCTCCCGCCTCGGCTGATCGCCACCGATCTCGACGGGACTCTGCTGCGCGACGACAAGTCGGTGTCCCCGCGCACGGTCGCAGCCCTCGGCGCCGCCGAGGAGGCGGGTATCGAGGTCTTCTTCGTCACCGGCCGGCCGGCCCGCTGGATGGACGTCGTCAGCGACCACGTCCACGGGCACGGCCTGGCGATCTGCGGCAACGGCGCCGCCGTGGTCGACCTGCACGGCGGGCCCGGCGCCCACCGGTTCGTGAAGGTGCGGGAGCTTGCGCGGGAGAACGCGCTGGACGCCGTACGGCTGCTGCGTGACGCGGCGCCCGGGACCATGTACGCCATCGAGCAGACGTACGGCTTCTACCAGGAGCCGGAGTATCCGAAGATGCACATGGAGATCCCGGACGCCCTCGCGCCGGCCGAGCAGCTGCTGGCGCCGGACGCACCGGGGGCCGGCGAGCCGGTGCTGAAGATCCTCGCGTTCCATCCCACGATCGACCCCGACGCCTTCCTCACCCTCGCCCGCCTGGCCATCGGCGACCGCGCCGACGTCACCCGCTCAAGCCCCAGCGCCCTGCTGGAGATCAGCGGCCCCGGCGTCTCCAAGGCCAGCACACTCGCCCTGTGCTGCGCGGAACGCGGCATCTCCCACGAGGAGGTCGTCGCGTTCGGGGACATGCCGAACGACGTCGAGATGCTCACCTGGGCTGGCCGTTCCTACGCGATGGGCAATGCCCACCCGGACGTGCTCAAGGCGGCCTCCGGGCAGACCGTCGCCAACAACGAGGACGGCGTCGCCGTCATCATCGAACAACTGCTCTCCGAGCGGGTGTGA
- the cydD gene encoding thiol reductant ABC exporter subunit CydD, producing the protein MKPIDPRLLRYARATRLFLGAVIGLGAVGAALVIAQAMLIAEVVVGAFQHGMAVAELRTPLLLLVAVAVGRGLVSWLTELAAHRASAAVKSELRGRLLERATGLGPGWLSGQRTGSLVALATRGVDALDDYFSRYLPQLGLAVVVPVAVLARIVTEDWVSAAIIIGTLPLIPVFMVLIGWATQARMDRQWRLLSRLSGHFLDVVAGLPTLKVFGRAKAQAESIRRITGEYRQATMRTLRIAFISSFALELLSTLSVALVAVTIGMRLVHGEMDLYIGLVILVLAPEAYLPLRQVGAQYHAAAEGLAAAEEIFEVLETPVPESGADAVSEGGVAFEGVTVRYPGRSGDAVSDVSFTVERGETVALVGPSGAGKSTLLNVLLGFVRPDEGRVMVGGVDLADADLEQWRSRIAWVPQRPHLYAGTIAENVRLARPDANDAAVRRALADAGALEFVDALPAGVGTVLGEDGTGLSAGQRQRLALARAFLADRPVLLLDEPTAALDGETEAEVVGAVRRLAAGRTVLLVVHRPALLAVADRVVRLAETETHRPVEAAVGDAPAPLEEVAAVSVPGEPATRIATSGGGALARVRATAGARRGRLALALLLGSLALGSAVGLMATSGWLISRASQQPPVLYLMVAVTATRAFGIGRAVFRYAERLVSHDAVLRMLADTRVAVYRRLERLAPAGLRTTRRGDLLTRLVADVDALQDYWLRWLLPAGAAVAVSAGSVAFTAWLLPEAGAVLAAGLLTAGVGVPLITGAVARRAERRLAPARGALATRTADLLTGTAELTVAGALPARTAEVRVADSVLTRIASRAATATALGDGLTALVSGLTVVAAALVGVQAVADGRLGGVTMAVVVLTPLAAFEAVLGLPLAAQYRQRVRRSAERVYEVLDSPEPVREPEQPRQAPASPFPLVLKGLAARHAGQGRDALAGVDLTLTRGRRIAVVGPSGSGKTTLAQVLLRFLDADAGSYTLAGVDAHALDGDDVRRFVGLCAQDAHLFDSSVRENLLLAKKGASEEELRDALARARLLEWVDGLPDGLDTLVGEHGARLSGGQRQRLALARALLADFPVLVLDEPAEHLDLPTADALTEDLLAATEGRTTLLITHRLAGLDAVDEVVVLDEGRVVQRGAYAELTAVEGPMRRMAEREEAAELLAAAR; encoded by the coding sequence GTGAAACCGATCGACCCGCGTCTGCTCCGGTACGCCCGCGCCACTCGTCTCTTCCTGGGGGCGGTCATCGGTCTGGGCGCCGTCGGAGCAGCGCTGGTCATCGCTCAGGCGATGCTCATCGCCGAGGTGGTCGTCGGTGCCTTCCAACATGGCATGGCGGTTGCCGAACTGCGCACTCCCCTGCTGCTGTTGGTAGCCGTCGCGGTCGGCCGTGGCCTGGTCTCCTGGCTCACCGAACTCGCCGCGCACCGTGCGAGCGCCGCCGTGAAGTCGGAGCTGCGGGGACGGCTGCTGGAGCGGGCCACCGGGCTGGGGCCCGGCTGGCTCAGCGGGCAGCGCACCGGTTCGCTGGTCGCCCTCGCCACGAGGGGCGTGGACGCGCTCGACGACTACTTCTCGCGCTACTTGCCGCAATTGGGGCTGGCGGTGGTCGTGCCGGTCGCGGTGCTTGCGCGGATCGTGACCGAGGACTGGGTCTCCGCCGCGATCATCATCGGCACCCTGCCGCTGATCCCGGTCTTCATGGTGCTGATCGGCTGGGCCACGCAGGCGCGGATGGACCGCCAGTGGCGGCTGCTGTCCCGGCTCTCCGGACACTTCCTGGACGTTGTCGCGGGGCTGCCCACGCTGAAGGTGTTCGGGCGGGCCAAGGCGCAGGCCGAGTCGATCCGGCGCATCACCGGTGAGTACCGGCAGGCGACCATGCGGACGCTGCGGATCGCGTTCATCTCGTCGTTCGCGCTGGAGTTGCTCTCGACGCTCTCGGTGGCCCTGGTCGCCGTGACGATCGGCATGCGGCTCGTGCATGGCGAGATGGACCTGTACATCGGCTTGGTGATCCTCGTGCTCGCCCCCGAGGCGTATCTCCCGTTGCGGCAGGTGGGGGCGCAGTACCACGCGGCTGCGGAGGGGCTGGCGGCCGCCGAGGAGATCTTCGAGGTGCTGGAGACGCCGGTGCCGGAGTCCGGCGCGGACGCGGTGTCCGAGGGCGGGGTGGCCTTCGAGGGGGTGACCGTCCGCTACCCAGGCCGTTCCGGCGATGCCGTCTCGGACGTGTCGTTCACCGTCGAGCGCGGTGAGACGGTCGCGCTCGTCGGTCCGAGCGGTGCGGGCAAGTCGACGTTGCTGAACGTGCTGCTGGGGTTCGTGCGACCGGACGAGGGCCGAGTCATGGTCGGGGGAGTCGACCTTGCGGACGCCGATCTGGAGCAGTGGCGGTCGCGGATCGCATGGGTGCCGCAGCGACCGCATCTCTACGCCGGGACGATCGCCGAGAACGTACGGCTGGCGCGTCCCGACGCCAACGACGCGGCCGTGCGCAGGGCGCTGGCGGATGCCGGGGCGCTGGAGTTCGTCGACGCCCTGCCCGCCGGGGTGGGCACCGTGCTCGGCGAGGACGGGACCGGTCTGTCGGCCGGGCAGCGTCAGCGGCTCGCGCTGGCCCGGGCGTTCCTCGCGGACCGGCCGGTGTTGCTCCTGGACGAGCCGACGGCCGCGCTCGACGGGGAGACCGAGGCGGAGGTGGTGGGGGCCGTGCGGCGGCTGGCGGCCGGGCGGACGGTCCTGCTGGTCGTGCACCGGCCGGCGCTGCTGGCGGTGGCGGACCGCGTGGTGCGCCTGGCCGAGACCGAGACGCACAGGCCTGTGGAGGCCGCGGTCGGCGATGCTCCCGCCCCGCTGGAAGAGGTGGCGGCCGTGTCCGTCCCGGGGGAGCCGGCGACGAGGATCGCCACGAGCGGTGGCGGTGCCCTCGCGCGCGTTCGTGCGACGGCCGGTGCCCGGCGTGGCCGGCTCGCGCTCGCGCTGCTGTTGGGCAGCCTCGCCCTCGGCAGTGCCGTGGGGCTCATGGCCACCTCCGGCTGGCTCATCTCGCGGGCCTCGCAACAGCCTCCGGTGCTCTACCTGATGGTGGCCGTGACGGCGACTCGCGCGTTCGGCATCGGGCGGGCGGTGTTCCGGTACGCGGAGCGGCTCGTGTCGCACGACGCCGTGCTGCGGATGCTGGCCGACACCCGGGTCGCCGTCTACCGGCGGCTGGAGCGGCTGGCGCCCGCCGGCCTGCGGACGACCCGTCGGGGCGATCTGCTGACGCGGTTGGTCGCCGATGTGGACGCGCTGCAGGACTACTGGCTGCGCTGGCTGCTGCCGGCCGGTGCCGCCGTCGCGGTCTCGGCCGGGTCCGTGGCCTTCACGGCGTGGCTGCTGCCCGAGGCCGGGGCCGTCCTCGCCGCGGGGCTGCTGACCGCAGGGGTGGGAGTGCCGCTGATCACCGGAGCCGTGGCGCGCCGCGCCGAGCGGCGGCTCGCCCCGGCCCGAGGAGCACTGGCCACCCGCACGGCCGATCTGCTCACCGGCACCGCCGAACTGACCGTCGCGGGCGCGCTGCCCGCCCGTACCGCGGAGGTGCGTGTCGCGGACTCCGTGCTCACCCGGATCGCCTCGCGCGCGGCGACCGCCACCGCGTTGGGCGACGGACTGACCGCGCTCGTCTCCGGGCTGACCGTCGTGGCCGCCGCACTCGTGGGCGTTCAGGCGGTCGCTGACGGGCGGCTGGGCGGTGTGACCATGGCGGTGGTCGTCCTGACCCCGCTGGCCGCTTTCGAGGCCGTCCTGGGGCTGCCGCTGGCCGCGCAGTACCGCCAGCGGGTGCGCAGGAGCGCGGAGCGGGTGTACGAGGTGCTGGACTCCCCCGAGCCGGTGCGCGAGCCGGAGCAGCCCCGCCAGGCGCCCGCGTCGCCGTTCCCGCTCGTCCTCAAGGGGCTGGCCGCCCGGCACGCCGGACAGGGCCGGGACGCGCTCGCGGGAGTCGACCTCACCTTGACGCGGGGACGCCGGATCGCCGTCGTGGGACCCTCCGGGTCCGGCAAGACCACGCTCGCGCAGGTGCTGCTGCGGTTCCTGGACGCCGACGCGGGCTCGTACACGCTCGCCGGCGTGGACGCCCACGCCCTGGACGGTGACGACGTACGGCGGTTCGTCGGGCTGTGCGCGCAGGACGCGCACCTTTTCGACAGCTCGGTCCGGGAGAACCTGCTGCTCGCCAAGAAGGGGGCGAGCGAGGAGGAGTTGCGGGACGCGCTGGCCCGAGCCCGGCTGCTGGAGTGGGTCGACGGACTGCCCGACGGACTCGACACGCTCGTCGGCGAGCACGGGGCCCGTCTCTCCGGCGGGCAGCGGCAGCGACTCGCGCTGGCGCGGGCGCTGCTTGCCGACTTCCCGGTTCTCGTGCTCGACGAGCCCGCCGAGCATCTGGACCTGCCGACCGCCGACGCGCTCACCGAGGACCTGCTGGCCGCCACCGAGGGCCGTACGACCCTGCTCATCACTCATCGGTTGGCCGGTCTCGACGCGGTCGACGAGGTGGTCGTGCTGGACGAGGGCCGGGTGGTGCAGCGCGGCGCGTACGCGGAACTGACCGCCGTGGAGGGGCCGATGCGGAGGATGGCCGAGCGGGAGGAGGCCGCGGAGCTGCTGGCGGCGGCGCGGTGA